One Paracidovorax avenae ATCC 19860 genomic region harbors:
- the uraD gene encoding 2-oxo-4-hydroxy-4-carboxy-5-ureidoimidazoline decarboxylase, protein MTLTLEQLNAAPADEAARMLDGLYEHSPWIAGAALSARPFRTLAQFKHALVRVLDQAPREAQLALIRAHPELAGKAMVARSLTAESTGEQSRAGLTHCTPEEFERLQQLNADYNARFGFPFILAVRGPRGTGLPRQEIIETFARRLDSHPDAEFAEALRNIHRIAEIRLNDKFGVEPVLGNDVWDWQEKLAQHSDPGFAEKGQLTVTYLTDAHRACAQRISHWMRDCGFDEVEVDAVGNVVGRYHAATPAGQKWLMTGSHYDTVRNGGKYDGRLGIFVPMTCVRELHRAGRRLPFGIEVVGFAEEEGQRYAATFLGSGALIGDFRPEWLDQRDADGVTLREAMQHAGLCIDDIPKLRRDPAAYLGFVEVHIEQGPVLNELGLPLGVVTSINGSARYLCEMLGVASHAGTTPMDRRRDAATAVAELALYVERRAAQDGDSVGTIGQLQVPGGSVNVVPGRCTFSLDLRAPTDAQRDALVADVLAELEAIAGRRGLRHTARRSMQASAAPSAPAWQQRWEAAVEAAGLPVFRMPSGAGHDAMKLHEILPQAMLFVRGQNGGISHNPLESTTSDDMQLAVEAFSHLLNQLAQEQNP, encoded by the coding sequence ATGACCCTGACCCTCGAACAGCTCAACGCCGCACCCGCGGACGAAGCCGCGCGCATGCTGGACGGCCTGTACGAGCATTCGCCCTGGATCGCCGGGGCCGCGCTGTCCGCGCGCCCCTTCCGCACGCTCGCGCAGTTCAAGCACGCCCTGGTACGCGTGCTGGACCAGGCCCCGCGCGAGGCGCAGCTGGCCCTGATCCGTGCCCACCCCGAGCTGGCCGGCAAGGCCATGGTGGCGCGCTCGCTCACGGCCGAATCGACCGGTGAGCAGTCCCGGGCGGGACTCACGCACTGCACGCCGGAGGAATTCGAGCGCCTGCAGCAGCTCAATGCCGACTACAACGCGCGCTTCGGCTTCCCGTTCATCCTGGCCGTGCGCGGCCCGCGCGGCACGGGCCTGCCTCGCCAGGAGATCATCGAGACCTTCGCCCGGCGCCTGGACAGCCACCCGGACGCCGAGTTCGCCGAGGCGCTGCGCAACATCCACCGCATCGCCGAGATCCGCCTGAACGACAAGTTCGGCGTGGAGCCGGTGCTGGGCAACGACGTCTGGGACTGGCAGGAAAAGCTCGCGCAGCACAGCGACCCGGGCTTTGCCGAGAAGGGCCAGCTCACCGTCACCTACCTGACCGACGCGCACCGGGCCTGCGCGCAGCGCATCAGCCACTGGATGCGGGACTGCGGTTTCGACGAGGTCGAGGTGGATGCCGTGGGCAACGTGGTCGGGCGCTACCACGCGGCCACTCCCGCCGGGCAGAAATGGCTCATGACCGGCAGCCACTACGACACCGTGCGCAACGGCGGCAAGTACGACGGGCGCTTAGGCATCTTCGTGCCCATGACCTGCGTGCGCGAGCTGCACCGCGCGGGGCGCCGCCTGCCCTTCGGCATCGAGGTAGTGGGCTTCGCCGAGGAGGAAGGCCAGCGCTACGCCGCCACCTTCCTCGGCTCCGGCGCGCTGATCGGCGACTTCCGCCCCGAATGGCTGGACCAGCGCGACGCCGACGGAGTCACCCTGCGCGAAGCCATGCAGCATGCCGGCCTGTGCATCGATGACATCCCGAAGCTGCGGCGCGACCCGGCCGCCTACCTGGGCTTCGTGGAGGTCCACATCGAACAGGGGCCGGTGCTCAATGAACTCGGACTGCCGCTGGGCGTCGTCACCTCCATCAACGGCAGCGCACGCTACCTGTGCGAGATGCTGGGCGTGGCGAGCCATGCCGGCACCACGCCCATGGACCGCCGGCGCGACGCGGCCACCGCCGTGGCGGAGCTGGCGCTCTACGTGGAGCGCCGCGCCGCGCAGGACGGCGACTCGGTGGGCACCATCGGGCAGTTGCAGGTGCCCGGGGGCTCCGTCAACGTGGTTCCCGGCCGTTGCACATTCAGCCTGGACCTGCGCGCACCCACCGACGCGCAGCGCGATGCGCTCGTCGCCGACGTGCTGGCCGAACTGGAGGCGATCGCCGGCCGCCGCGGCCTGCGCCATACGGCCCGGCGCTCCATGCAGGCCAGCGCCGCGCCCAGCGCACCGGCCTGGCAGCAGCGCTGGGAAGCCGCGGTCGAGGCCGCGGGGCTGCCGGTTTTCCGGATGCCGAGCGGTGCCGGCCACGACGCGATGAAGCTGCACGAGATCCTGCCGCAGGCGATGCTGTTCGTGCGCGGCCAGAACGGCGGCATCAGCCACAACCCCCTGGAAAGCACCACGAGCGACGACATGCAGCTCGCCGTGGAGGCGTTCTCCCATCTCCTGAACCAACTCGCCCAAGAACAGAACCCATGA
- the puuE gene encoding allantoinase PuuE, with the protein MTAPPLYDATLPYPRDLVGYGRNPPHARWPGGARIAVQFVLNYEEGGENATLHGDAGSEQFLSEMFNPASYPDRHISMEGIYEYGSRAGVWRLLREFERRGLPLTVFGVATALQRHPEVTAAFAELGHDIACHGLKWIHYQNVPEDVERAHMAEAMDIIRRLTGERPLGWYTGRDSPNTRRLVADYGGFAYDSDYYGDDLPFWMKVKKTDGTDATQLIVPYTLDCNDMRFALPQGYSHADPFFQYMKDTFDALYAEGDPGGDDRPKMMSIGMHCRLLGRPGRITALQRFLDHVQRHEHAWVCRRIDIARHWAATHPCPEATP; encoded by the coding sequence ATGACCGCACCGCCGCTCTACGACGCCACCCTGCCCTACCCGCGCGACCTCGTGGGCTACGGGCGCAATCCGCCGCACGCGCGCTGGCCCGGGGGCGCACGCATCGCCGTGCAGTTCGTGCTGAACTACGAGGAAGGCGGCGAGAACGCCACCCTGCACGGCGACGCGGGCAGCGAGCAGTTCCTCTCGGAGATGTTCAACCCGGCCAGCTACCCCGACCGCCACATCAGCATGGAAGGCATCTACGAGTACGGCTCGCGCGCGGGTGTCTGGCGCCTGCTGCGCGAGTTCGAGCGGCGCGGGCTGCCGCTCACCGTCTTCGGCGTGGCGACGGCGCTGCAGCGCCACCCGGAAGTGACCGCCGCCTTCGCCGAGCTGGGCCACGACATCGCCTGCCACGGCCTGAAGTGGATCCACTACCAGAACGTGCCCGAGGACGTGGAGCGCGCCCACATGGCCGAGGCCATGGACATCATCCGGCGCCTCACGGGTGAGCGCCCGCTGGGCTGGTACACCGGCCGCGACAGCCCCAACACCCGCCGCCTGGTGGCGGACTACGGCGGCTTCGCCTACGACAGCGACTACTACGGCGACGACCTGCCCTTCTGGATGAAGGTGAAGAAGACCGACGGCACCGATGCCACGCAACTCATCGTGCCCTACACGCTCGACTGCAACGACATGCGCTTCGCGCTGCCCCAGGGTTACTCACACGCCGACCCGTTCTTCCAGTACATGAAGGACACCTTCGACGCGCTCTATGCCGAAGGCGATCCCGGTGGTGACGACCGCCCGAAGATGATGAGCATCGGCATGCACTGCCGCCTGCTGGGCCGCCCGGGCCGCATCACGGCGCTGCAGCGCTTCCTCGACCACGTCCAGCGCCACGAGCACGCCTGGGTGTGCCGCCGCATCGACATCGCGCGCCACTGGGCCGCGACCCATCCCTGCCCGGAGGCGACGCCATGA
- a CDS encoding GntR family transcriptional regulator, producing MGRMEPSTTSAIVASLTKAIVEHRLLPGAKLAEQKLADHFGVSRTLVRQALFQLSQNRLVTLEPARGAFVAAPSAEEARQVFAVRRMLEAEMTRAFVREVTPARVRALREHVAREKQAVDEADVPGRTELLGDFHVRMAELMGNEVLAQMLGELISRCALITLMYQSADEAAHSHEEHGHIVQALADHDADLAVRLMDEHLRHVEASLAFDRAHPANELSRALS from the coding sequence ATGGGCCGGATGGAACCCTCCACCACCAGCGCCATCGTCGCGAGCCTGACCAAGGCCATCGTGGAGCACCGCCTGCTGCCGGGCGCCAAGCTGGCCGAGCAGAAGCTGGCGGACCACTTCGGCGTATCGCGCACGCTGGTGCGGCAGGCGCTCTTCCAATTGTCGCAGAACCGGCTCGTCACGCTGGAGCCGGCGCGCGGGGCGTTCGTCGCGGCACCGTCGGCCGAGGAGGCCCGGCAGGTGTTCGCCGTGCGCCGCATGCTGGAAGCCGAGATGACGCGCGCCTTCGTGCGCGAGGTGACGCCTGCCCGGGTACGCGCCCTGCGCGAACACGTCGCGCGCGAGAAGCAGGCGGTGGACGAGGCCGACGTGCCGGGCCGCACCGAACTGCTCGGCGATTTCCACGTGCGCATGGCGGAGCTCATGGGCAACGAAGTGCTCGCGCAGATGCTGGGCGAGCTGATTTCCCGCTGCGCGCTCATCACCCTCATGTACCAGAGCGCCGACGAGGCAGCGCATTCGCACGAGGAGCACGGCCACATCGTGCAGGCGCTGGCCGACCACGATGCCGACCTGGCCGTGCGCCTGATGGACGAACACCTGCGCCACGTGGAAGCCAGCCTGGCCTTCGACCGCGCGCATCCCGCCAACGAGCTGTCCCGCGCGCTCTCCTGA
- a CDS encoding glycerate kinase type-2 family protein produces MLQPRLADAPAPAAPDPATEPVRFLRHLYDVAVQAALPSQRMAAYLPPPPRGRTLVLGAGKAGGAMAHALEALWPAQAPLSGLVVTRYGHVSPRPDGVPARIDIVEAAHPVPDAAGEAAARRMLELAQGLTADDLVVCLISGGGSALLTLPAEGLALEDKQRINRALLESGAGIADMNCVRKHLSRIKGGRLAAACAPARVVTLAISDVPGDDPAVIASGPTVPDDTTCGDALRILDRHRIALPPSVRAALEAGSLETPKPVEGQAPDVHLIATPRQSLEAAAAAARSAGLAVHILSDEMEGESRDVGAVHAALARSVARHGEPFARPCAILSGGETTVTVRERPPGAPRGRGGRAGEFCLGLARALQGQEGVWALAADTDGIDGVEDNAGAFVAPDTLARAARAGLRVDDHLARNDAYGFFAALGDLVVTGPTHTNVNDFRALLVL; encoded by the coding sequence ATGCTCCAACCCCGTCTTGCGGATGCTCCCGCGCCAGCCGCCCCCGATCCCGCCACCGAACCCGTCCGCTTCCTGCGCCATCTCTACGATGTGGCCGTCCAGGCAGCCCTGCCGTCGCAGCGCATGGCCGCGTACCTGCCGCCCCCGCCCCGGGGCCGCACGCTGGTGCTGGGCGCCGGCAAGGCCGGCGGGGCCATGGCGCACGCGCTGGAGGCGCTGTGGCCGGCGCAGGCGCCGCTGTCCGGGCTGGTGGTCACGCGTTACGGCCACGTGTCGCCGCGGCCGGACGGGGTGCCGGCGCGCATCGACATCGTGGAGGCCGCGCATCCGGTGCCCGATGCGGCGGGCGAGGCGGCGGCGCGGCGCATGCTGGAGCTGGCGCAGGGGCTCACCGCCGACGATCTCGTGGTCTGCCTGATCTCCGGCGGCGGCTCCGCGCTGCTCACGCTGCCTGCCGAGGGCCTGGCGCTGGAAGACAAGCAGCGCATCAACCGGGCCTTGCTGGAGAGCGGCGCGGGCATCGCGGACATGAACTGCGTGCGCAAGCACCTCTCGCGCATCAAGGGCGGCCGGCTGGCCGCCGCCTGCGCCCCGGCGCGGGTGGTGACGCTCGCGATCAGCGATGTGCCCGGCGACGACCCGGCGGTGATCGCCAGCGGACCCACCGTGCCGGACGACACCACCTGCGGGGACGCATTGCGCATCCTCGACCGCCACCGCATCGCGCTGCCGCCGTCCGTGCGCGCGGCGCTGGAGGCCGGCTCGCTGGAAACGCCCAAGCCCGTGGAGGGCCAGGCGCCGGACGTGCACCTCATCGCCACGCCGCGGCAGTCGCTGGAGGCGGCGGCCGCGGCGGCGCGGTCCGCAGGCCTGGCGGTGCACATCCTCTCGGACGAGATGGAAGGCGAGTCGCGCGACGTGGGCGCCGTGCATGCGGCGCTCGCCCGATCCGTGGCGCGGCACGGCGAGCCCTTCGCCCGGCCCTGCGCCATCCTCTCGGGCGGCGAGACCACGGTGACGGTGCGCGAGCGGCCACCTGGCGCTCCGCGGGGCCGGGGCGGCCGCGCCGGCGAGTTCTGCCTGGGGCTGGCCCGTGCGCTGCAGGGGCAGGAGGGGGTGTGGGCGCTGGCCGCCGACACCGACGGCATCGACGGGGTGGAGGACAACGCGGGCGCCTTCGTCGCACCCGATACGCTGGCACGCGCCGCCCGGGCAGGCCTGCGCGTGGACGACCATCTCGCGCGCAATGATGCCTACGGATTCTTCGCCGCCCTGGGCGACCTCGTGGTCACCGGGCCGACGCACACCAACGTGAACGACTTCCGCGCGCTGCTGGTGCTCTAG
- a CDS encoding extracellular catalytic domain type 1 short-chain-length polyhydroxyalkanoate depolymerase, whose translation MNEFPTITAGFMGRAPQAPLPAAGPDPEQWIRGKFTHRGRTLAYWLCLPPRAEGAPPCPMVVMLHGCTQDAGDFAAGTQMHVHARDAGAAVLYPEQAQWDNAHRCWNWFKPQHQGRDGGEPAVLAALALSIAHEHRMDRSRVFVAGLSAGGAMADILACSYPDIFAAVGVHSGLRAGAANDAMSALSVMRSGSPAPGGCAGRTRAVPTIVFHGDGDTTVHPGNAGAVIDAAVKAHESETLQATISRTTAGASAGGRRFTRTVYEDGTGRCGAELWELHGTGHAWSGGSGQGTFTDVDGVDASAEMLRFFLAHPMRPVA comes from the coding sequence ATGAATGAATTTCCCACCATCACCGCCGGATTCATGGGGCGCGCACCCCAGGCCCCGCTGCCGGCTGCCGGGCCGGACCCCGAACAATGGATACGCGGCAAGTTCACGCACCGGGGCCGCACGCTCGCCTACTGGCTGTGCCTTCCGCCGCGTGCCGAAGGCGCGCCGCCCTGCCCGATGGTGGTCATGCTCCACGGCTGCACCCAGGATGCCGGCGATTTCGCGGCCGGCACGCAGATGCATGTCCATGCCCGCGACGCAGGGGCGGCGGTGCTGTATCCGGAACAGGCGCAATGGGACAACGCGCACCGGTGCTGGAACTGGTTCAAGCCGCAGCACCAGGGGCGGGACGGCGGCGAGCCCGCCGTGCTGGCTGCGCTGGCGCTGTCGATCGCGCACGAGCACCGGATGGACCGGTCCCGCGTGTTCGTGGCGGGGCTGTCGGCGGGCGGGGCCATGGCGGACATCCTGGCGTGCAGCTACCCCGATATCTTCGCCGCCGTGGGGGTGCATTCCGGCCTGCGGGCGGGTGCCGCGAACGATGCCATGTCGGCGCTGTCCGTGATGCGCAGCGGAAGCCCGGCGCCCGGCGGTTGCGCGGGCCGCACCCGGGCGGTGCCGACGATCGTGTTCCACGGCGATGGCGACACGACCGTGCACCCCGGCAATGCCGGAGCCGTCATCGATGCGGCAGTGAAAGCCCACGAGAGCGAAACCCTGCAGGCCACGATTTCCCGGACGACCGCGGGTGCCTCGGCGGGAGGGCGCCGGTTCACCCGGACGGTCTATGAGGACGGCACGGGACGCTGCGGCGCCGAGCTGTGGGAACTCCATGGCACGGGCCACGCGTGGTCCGGCGGCAGCGGGCAGGGCACATTCACCGACGTGGACGGCGTGGACGCCAGCGCGGAAATGCTGCGCTTCTTCCTCGCCCACCCGATGCGGCCCGTGGCCTGA
- the ggt gene encoding gamma-glutamyltransferase, translating to MLALLAIAGCADLPGASAPSADTAQAPQGAPQQTPAARAAGRAYDMDMDVFHPVVARNGMVATEQELATKVGLDILRAGGNAVDAAVGVGFALAVVLPNAGNLGGGGFMMVYDAKSGKSVALDFREIAPRKASRDMYLDEKGNVIDGKSLYTHYAVGVPGTVAGLEHALKTWGTQPLSKVIAPAIALADKGFPVSLTLAKTLAQERDNMGRWPATRQIFWRGDAPLKIGDRLVQKDLAQSLRLISQQGAKAFYQGPIARRIAAEMAPYPGALSLQDLRDYEVVERTPVRGTYRGYEVVTMPPPSSGGAHLVQLLNMLEPMPLAQWGPGSAQTLHMMAESMKLAYADRSEYLGDPDFVKIPLKGLTSKAYAASLAKTIDPNKARPARDIKPGQPQPYESDQTTHFSVVDKAGNAVAVTYTLNTNFGSGIVAKGTGILLNNEMDDFAAKPGVANAYGLVGGDANAVAGGKRPLSSMTPTLVLKDGKPVLVTGSPGGARIITTVLQTVVNVIDFGMNPAEAAAAPRIHHQWTPDELRIENGFSPDTLAILKSRGHNLALKPSMGRTQTIQRKDGVLFGYSDPRNPDGLTLGY from the coding sequence ATGCTCGCGCTGCTGGCCATCGCGGGCTGCGCGGACCTCCCCGGCGCATCGGCGCCTTCCGCGGACACCGCGCAGGCCCCGCAAGGCGCCCCCCAGCAGACGCCGGCGGCACGCGCTGCGGGCCGCGCCTACGACATGGACATGGATGTCTTCCATCCGGTCGTGGCGCGCAACGGCATGGTGGCCACCGAGCAGGAACTGGCCACCAAGGTGGGCCTGGACATCCTGCGGGCGGGCGGCAACGCGGTCGATGCGGCCGTGGGCGTGGGCTTCGCGCTGGCCGTGGTGCTGCCCAACGCCGGCAACCTGGGCGGCGGCGGCTTCATGATGGTGTACGACGCGAAGAGCGGCAAGAGCGTGGCGCTGGACTTCCGCGAGATCGCACCCCGCAAGGCGAGCCGCGACATGTACCTGGACGAGAAGGGCAACGTGATCGACGGCAAGTCGCTCTACACGCACTACGCCGTGGGCGTGCCGGGCACGGTGGCGGGCCTGGAGCATGCGCTCAAGACCTGGGGCACCCAGCCGCTGTCGAAGGTGATCGCACCCGCGATCGCGCTGGCGGACAAGGGCTTTCCCGTGAGCCTCACGCTGGCCAAGACGCTGGCGCAGGAGCGCGACAACATGGGCCGCTGGCCCGCCACGCGGCAGATCTTCTGGCGCGGCGACGCGCCCCTCAAGATCGGCGACCGGCTGGTGCAGAAGGACCTCGCCCAGTCCCTGCGGCTCATCTCGCAGCAGGGCGCCAAGGCGTTCTACCAGGGTCCGATCGCGCGGCGCATCGCAGCCGAGATGGCGCCCTATCCCGGCGCCCTGAGCCTGCAGGACCTGCGCGACTACGAGGTCGTGGAGCGCACGCCCGTGCGCGGCACCTACCGTGGCTACGAAGTGGTCACCATGCCCCCGCCCTCGTCGGGCGGCGCCCACCTCGTGCAGCTGCTCAACATGCTCGAGCCGATGCCGCTCGCCCAGTGGGGCCCGGGCAGCGCCCAGACCCTGCACATGATGGCCGAGAGCATGAAGCTGGCCTACGCCGACCGCTCCGAATACCTGGGCGACCCGGATTTCGTGAAGATCCCGCTCAAGGGGCTGACCTCCAAGGCCTACGCCGCCTCGCTCGCGAAAACCATCGACCCGAACAAGGCGCGCCCCGCCAGGGACATCAAGCCGGGACAGCCGCAACCCTACGAGAGCGACCAGACCACGCACTTCTCGGTGGTGGACAAGGCCGGCAACGCGGTGGCGGTGACCTATACGCTGAACACCAACTTCGGCAGCGGCATCGTGGCCAAGGGCACGGGCATCCTGCTCAACAACGAGATGGACGATTTCGCTGCCAAGCCCGGCGTGGCGAATGCCTACGGCCTCGTGGGCGGCGATGCCAACGCGGTGGCCGGCGGCAAGCGGCCCCTCTCGTCCATGACCCCCACGCTGGTGCTCAAGGACGGCAAGCCGGTGCTCGTCACCGGCAGCCCGGGCGGCGCGCGCATCATCACCACGGTGCTGCAGACCGTGGTCAACGTGATCGACTTCGGCATGAACCCCGCCGAGGCTGCGGCCGCCCCGCGCATCCACCACCAGTGGACCCCGGACGAGTTGCGCATCGAGAACGGCTTCTCGCCGGACACGCTGGCCATCCTGAAGTCGCGCGGCCACAACCTGGCCCTGAAGCCCTCCATGGGCCGCACGCAGACCATCCAGCGCAAGGACGGCGTGCTGTTCGGCTATTCCGATCCGCGCAACCCGGACGGGCTCACGCTGGGCTACTGA
- the uraH gene encoding hydroxyisourate hydrolase, whose protein sequence is MGLSTHVLDTMHGCPAAGMAVSLYDTAGGQARLLKELVLNQDGRTDAPLFDNASLRPGTYRLSFEVGAYFRARGVALPEPNFLDRVSLDFGVAHADQHYHVPLLVSPWSYSTYRGS, encoded by the coding sequence ATGGGCCTCAGTACGCACGTTCTCGACACCATGCACGGCTGCCCGGCCGCGGGCATGGCCGTTTCGCTCTACGACACCGCGGGCGGCCAGGCCCGGCTGCTCAAAGAGCTGGTGCTCAACCAGGACGGCCGCACGGATGCGCCGCTCTTCGACAACGCCAGCCTGCGTCCCGGCACCTACCGGCTGTCGTTCGAGGTGGGCGCGTACTTCCGTGCGCGCGGCGTGGCGCTGCCCGAGCCGAACTTCCTCGACCGCGTGAGCCTGGATTTCGGCGTGGCCCATGCAGACCAGCACTACCACGTGCCGCTGCTGGTCAGCCCCTGGAGCTACTCGACCTACCGTGGCTCCTGA
- the xdhC gene encoding xanthine dehydrogenase accessory protein XdhC, with the protein MALTSPLHALLQGLATRPACLVEVESIQGSVPRERGAWMAVFADGPLLGTIGGGRLEWDAVREARARLSAPAQAAPPVVRFALGPSLGQCCGGVVHLRFTRVEAPDREALARRLSPARTPVALFGAGHVGHALARVLAPLPFALTWIDSRDGVFPPDAEAGGAHCEHSEPVHAAVPGLAPGSRVLIMSFSHAEDLDVVAACLARQRDRADLPFVGLIGSRTKWATFSHRLQARGFGAQELAHVTCPIGLPGIAGKEPEVIAVSVAAQLLATLPPAPRG; encoded by the coding sequence ATGGCGTTGACGTCCCCCCTGCACGCCTTGCTCCAGGGGCTGGCCACACGGCCGGCGTGCCTGGTCGAGGTGGAGTCTATCCAGGGATCGGTGCCGCGGGAGCGCGGCGCGTGGATGGCCGTGTTCGCCGACGGGCCACTGCTGGGCACCATCGGCGGCGGCCGGCTGGAATGGGATGCCGTGCGCGAGGCGCGGGCGCGCCTGTCCGCGCCGGCGCAGGCCGCACCCCCGGTGGTTCGGTTCGCCCTGGGGCCGAGCCTGGGCCAGTGCTGCGGCGGGGTGGTCCACCTGCGCTTCACCCGCGTGGAAGCGCCGGACCGCGAGGCGCTCGCGCGGCGCCTGTCGCCCGCACGCACGCCGGTGGCGCTCTTCGGCGCGGGGCACGTGGGCCATGCGCTGGCGCGCGTGCTGGCGCCGCTGCCCTTCGCGCTCACCTGGATCGACAGCCGCGATGGCGTCTTCCCTCCGGACGCGGAGGCCGGCGGGGCGCATTGCGAGCATTCCGAGCCCGTGCATGCGGCCGTGCCGGGGCTGGCGCCGGGCTCGCGCGTGCTCATCATGAGCTTCAGCCACGCGGAGGATCTCGACGTGGTCGCCGCCTGCTTGGCCCGGCAGCGCGACCGTGCCGACCTGCCGTTCGTGGGGCTCATCGGCAGCCGCACCAAGTGGGCCACCTTCTCGCACCGCCTGCAGGCGCGGGGCTTCGGCGCGCAGGAACTGGCGCATGTCACCTGTCCCATCGGCCTGCCGGGCATCGCGGGCAAGGAGCCCGAAGTGATCGCGGTGTCGGTGGCGGCCCAACTGCTGGCCACCCTGCCGCCCGCGCCGCGCGGATGA